Proteins co-encoded in one Kribbella qitaiheensis genomic window:
- a CDS encoding DUF1570 domain-containing protein: MVGFWAVGRRWILAAWPAVVAALVVGGSLWLAVTPSTQNLDLTAAAMGGTTLEQVRPSDTGDVDPRLGAAVDAILARRGIAVRTGDVNMFLADVAPELRDEQRVLFQNLRAVGMVVTYRRAEPWTDRPALRKFGLATGTFRVSMRYQITDARLAQTATDVGYTYTVRENRLWLVADDHLDRAIGSGRQPWDYGKIAVVKRKNILVIVNQGGELLAQNLADQTVRTAKAVRKLWKGHLQVVPVVVAMREPDVLTELPQMIPDDEPARIQAMPNPAANSQPVGGYLVIRPAALRTFDSAKETHALVHLLAVRLGDSAPRWLAEGMARYAENQQLVAAGRGPEIAEARTEINKRVLGDLTRLPADDEFSATDSYDISWVAVEHLIKQIGFKPVTEYYVQVARRGYNQFAQERLMKEYTGFTEATLVESLRSLAG; the protein is encoded by the coding sequence ATGGTGGGGTTTTGGGCGGTGGGGCGGCGGTGGATTCTGGCTGCCTGGCCTGCGGTGGTTGCTGCCCTGGTGGTGGGCGGCAGTCTCTGGCTCGCCGTGACGCCGTCGACGCAGAACCTCGACCTGACCGCCGCCGCGATGGGCGGTACGACGCTCGAGCAGGTTCGGCCGAGCGACACCGGTGACGTCGATCCCCGGTTGGGTGCGGCGGTCGACGCGATCCTGGCCCGCCGCGGCATCGCCGTACGGACCGGGGACGTGAACATGTTCCTCGCGGACGTCGCTCCCGAGTTGAGGGACGAGCAGCGGGTGCTGTTCCAGAATCTGCGCGCCGTCGGCATGGTCGTCACCTACCGCCGCGCTGAGCCGTGGACCGATCGGCCCGCGCTGCGGAAGTTCGGCCTCGCCACCGGCACGTTCCGGGTCAGCATGCGGTACCAGATCACCGACGCCAGGCTCGCCCAGACCGCAACAGACGTGGGTTACACCTACACAGTTCGCGAGAACAGGCTGTGGCTCGTCGCCGACGATCACCTCGACCGGGCGATCGGGTCCGGCCGGCAGCCCTGGGACTACGGCAAGATCGCCGTGGTCAAGCGGAAGAACATCCTCGTGATCGTCAACCAGGGCGGGGAACTGCTGGCGCAGAATCTGGCCGACCAGACGGTCCGGACGGCGAAGGCGGTCCGCAAGCTGTGGAAGGGCCATCTCCAGGTCGTCCCGGTCGTGGTCGCGATGCGCGAGCCGGACGTCCTGACCGAGCTGCCGCAGATGATCCCCGACGACGAACCGGCCCGGATCCAGGCGATGCCGAACCCGGCGGCGAACTCGCAGCCGGTCGGTGGCTACCTGGTGATCCGCCCGGCCGCGCTCAGGACGTTCGACTCCGCCAAGGAGACGCACGCGCTGGTCCACCTGCTCGCCGTACGGCTCGGTGATTCCGCGCCCCGCTGGCTGGCGGAGGGGATGGCCCGGTACGCCGAGAACCAGCAACTCGTCGCGGCCGGACGGGGTCCGGAGATCGCCGAGGCGCGGACCGAGATCAACAAGCGGGTGCTCGGTGACCTGACCCGGCTGCCCGCGGACGACGAGTTCTCGGCTACGGACAGTTACGACATCAGCTGGGTCGCGGTCGAGCACCTGATCAAGCAGATCGGCTTCAAACCGGTCACCGAGTACTACGTTCAGGTGGCCCGGCGGGGCTACAACCAGTTCGCCCAGGAGCGCCTGATGAAGGAGTACACCGGGTTCACCGAAGCGACCCTGGTGGAGTCCCTGCGAAGTCTCGCGGGCTGA
- a CDS encoding PH domain-containing protein, whose amino-acid sequence MEPEELQWGTKTPFKVLACVPFVGALGWFVVAGGWFELWPFLLFLAAMAYVWGRGGGARLTEDELVLRYPIGTRRIPRAEVSSARFTYNGMRIQLRDGSKVFAFLQPKWTSTEMSSGAIPGPGSAAYRITEWAAGR is encoded by the coding sequence ATGGAACCGGAGGAGCTTCAGTGGGGCACGAAGACACCGTTCAAGGTGCTCGCCTGCGTGCCGTTCGTCGGGGCGCTGGGGTGGTTCGTCGTGGCCGGCGGCTGGTTCGAGCTGTGGCCGTTCCTGCTGTTCCTGGCCGCGATGGCGTACGTCTGGGGACGGGGCGGCGGCGCTCGTCTGACCGAGGACGAGCTCGTACTGCGCTATCCCATCGGCACCCGCCGGATTCCACGGGCCGAGGTCTCCTCCGCTCGGTTCACCTACAACGGCATGCGGATCCAGTTGCGCGATGGCTCCAAAGTCTTCGCCTTCCTCCAGCCGAAATGGACCTCTACGGAAATGAGCTCCGGGGCGATCCCCGGGCCCGGCAGCGCGGCGTACCGGATCACCGAATGGGCTGCGGGTCGGTGA
- a CDS encoding DUF1905 domain-containing protein: MDVEFTGEVWYWRGPAPWYFVTVPDDESGQLEATSTAVSYGWGMIPVTAQIGDTSWPTSLFPKDGTYVVPLKAWVRKAEEIDEGDQLTIRLTVNV, encoded by the coding sequence ATGGACGTCGAGTTCACCGGTGAGGTCTGGTACTGGCGGGGGCCTGCGCCCTGGTACTTCGTGACCGTGCCGGACGACGAGTCCGGGCAGCTGGAGGCGACTTCAACCGCGGTCAGCTACGGGTGGGGGATGATCCCGGTCACCGCTCAGATCGGCGACACCTCGTGGCCGACGTCGCTGTTCCCCAAGGACGGCACGTACGTCGTACCGCTCAAGGCCTGGGTCCGAAAGGCCGAGGAGATCGACGAAGGCGACCAGCTCACCATCCGGCTCACCGTCAATGTCTGA
- a CDS encoding nuclear transport factor 2 family protein encodes MTVRAELVEFWREYERRTNGHLVGPWGELLAEDAVYWFTTGSFVGRAAVMEAVEHNFRVIEDEVYRISDVEWVAAAEDSAVVRYRFSWVGVQDGQEISGAGRGTNVMVRRDGRWLMLHEHLSV; translated from the coding sequence ATGACGGTGCGGGCGGAGTTGGTGGAGTTTTGGCGGGAGTACGAGCGGCGGACCAATGGGCATCTGGTTGGGCCGTGGGGGGAGCTTCTTGCGGAGGATGCCGTGTATTGGTTCACGACCGGGTCGTTCGTTGGTCGGGCAGCCGTGATGGAGGCCGTCGAGCACAACTTTCGGGTGATCGAGGATGAGGTCTACCGGATCAGCGATGTCGAGTGGGTCGCGGCAGCTGAGGACTCGGCTGTGGTGCGGTATCGCTTCAGCTGGGTTGGGGTCCAGGACGGTCAGGAGATCTCGGGTGCCGGCCGGGGGACCAATGTGATGGTTCGCCGGGATGGCCGGTGGCTGATGCTGCATGAGCATCTCAGCGTTTGA
- a CDS encoding AAA family ATPase yields MGIKNYLIEGVSGTGKTSVCKELQRRGFYAVNGDNELAYQGDPETGHPTDGFMHEHHIWDVDRVRTLVASQDDPVTFFCGGSRNFSRFIDLFDGVFVLEVDRDTLDRRLRGRSEDEWGGKQAERESVLRLHQTKEDIPKDGIVVDATAPLADVVDEIVRQSDVENPHTAR; encoded by the coding sequence ATGGGCATCAAGAATTACTTGATTGAAGGCGTTTCCGGTACTGGTAAGACTTCGGTATGTAAAGAATTGCAGCGGCGTGGTTTCTACGCCGTCAATGGGGACAATGAGCTGGCCTACCAAGGTGATCCTGAGACTGGCCATCCTACGGATGGCTTCATGCATGAGCATCACATTTGGGATGTAGACAGGGTCAGAACGCTGGTTGCCAGCCAGGATGATCCGGTCACGTTCTTCTGCGGTGGTTCCAGGAACTTCTCGAGGTTCATCGATTTGTTCGATGGTGTCTTTGTCCTGGAGGTTGACCGTGACACCTTGGATCGGCGGCTGCGCGGGCGATCGGAAGATGAGTGGGGCGGAAAACAGGCAGAGCGTGAATCTGTTTTGCGATTGCATCAAACGAAAGAGGACATCCCCAAAGACGGGATCGTCGTCGATGCCACCGCGCCGCTCGCTGACGTCGTGGACGAAATCGTCCGTCAAAGCGACGTAGAGAACCCGCACACCGCGCGGTAG